A part of Deinococcus sedimenti genomic DNA contains:
- a CDS encoding peptidoglycan D,D-transpeptidase FtsI family protein → MRFPHLFQGSHQARQRRRVRLMWTAAFLAFTSLLPAFFKLSWAGEPRVNAVTPTRGAIRLMDGTLVAVHTAQGRQYPLGPMAANVVGFLGADGGLEGLERTLNAELAQGKSQTLTLNGTIQAAAEQVLEEAVKRVEAASGSVVVMDRHTGHLLAVANWPTFDPGAWAGTVPAQWRNRAFVDEYEPGSVIKALTVAALLEENLTSPAQVYETPMRRPYAGTVINDLVPHPSVLRTWEILRYSSNVGMTRLIENVPPMTLHRAFQAFGLGLAVELPGPTANGSLAAPDRWTPLTQATMSFGQGLSVTNLQMAAAFNVIANDGVYIAPRLSPDQPRRTRRVLRPDVARTMQRLLHAVIDEGIQSRAELPGYHVGGKTGTAQVAIGGRYSSEVFTSTFAGFFPAEQPRYTVTVMVRGAKREYQGSQLAAPIFRDITAYILSMNGALPALIPPPTTHEADEVGAQSDRAAERSARASREAAGPEAGPVHGP, encoded by the coding sequence ATGAGGTTTCCCCACTTGTTTCAAGGTTCACATCAAGCCCGGCAGCGCCGCCGGGTTCGCCTGATGTGGACGGCTGCCTTCCTTGCGTTCACGTCACTCCTCCCAGCATTCTTCAAACTGTCCTGGGCCGGGGAACCGCGCGTAAATGCGGTGACGCCCACCCGCGGCGCCATTCGCTTGATGGACGGCACCCTGGTGGCCGTCCACACCGCCCAGGGCCGGCAGTATCCCCTGGGCCCGATGGCGGCGAACGTGGTTGGGTTTCTGGGCGCAGATGGAGGTCTGGAAGGACTGGAGCGAACGCTGAATGCTGAGCTTGCGCAGGGCAAGTCCCAGACCCTGACGCTGAACGGCACCATCCAGGCGGCGGCCGAGCAGGTGTTGGAAGAGGCGGTCAAGCGGGTGGAAGCAGCGTCAGGGTCTGTGGTGGTAATGGACCGCCACACCGGGCACCTCCTGGCGGTTGCCAACTGGCCCACCTTTGATCCTGGTGCCTGGGCAGGAACCGTTCCAGCGCAGTGGCGCAACCGGGCATTTGTGGACGAGTACGAGCCGGGCAGTGTGATCAAGGCACTGACGGTGGCCGCGCTCCTGGAAGAGAACCTGACGTCACCGGCGCAGGTGTATGAGACGCCGATGCGCCGGCCGTACGCCGGCACGGTCATCAATGACCTGGTCCCGCACCCCTCGGTCCTGCGGACGTGGGAGATCCTGCGGTACTCCAGCAATGTTGGGATGACGCGCTTAATCGAAAACGTGCCGCCCATGACCCTTCACCGCGCGTTTCAGGCCTTCGGACTGGGCCTGGCAGTTGAGCTTCCCGGCCCCACTGCAAACGGGAGCCTCGCCGCTCCAGACAGATGGACGCCCTTGACGCAAGCCACCATGTCGTTCGGGCAGGGCCTGAGCGTGACCAACCTCCAGATGGCCGCTGCGTTCAATGTGATTGCGAATGATGGCGTGTATATCGCCCCCCGACTTTCTCCCGACCAACCGCGGCGCACGCGCCGCGTGCTGCGCCCAGATGTCGCCCGCACCATGCAGCGGCTCCTTCACGCGGTCATTGATGAAGGCATTCAAAGCCGCGCAGAATTGCCGGGGTATCATGTGGGCGGAAAAACTGGTACAGCGCAGGTCGCTATCGGCGGCCGGTACAGCAGCGAAGTGTTTACCAGTACGTTCGCTGGCTTCTTTCCAGCCGAACAGCCGCGTTATACCGTGACGGTGATGGTGCGCGGCGCAAAACGTGAATATCAGGGCTCGCAGCTGGCCGCCCCGATTTTCCGTGACATCACCGCCTACATCCTCTCCATGAATGGCGCGCTGCCTGCACTGATCCCGCCGCCCACCACCCACGAGGCGGATGAGGTCGGAGCCCAGTCGGACCGTGCTGCAGAGCGCTCCGCGAGGGCTTCCAGAGAGGCAGCCGGGCCGGAGGCAGGCCCCGTACATGGACCATGA
- a CDS encoding response regulator transcription factor, protein MTQVLIVDDDPAILEVLRAYLGAAGYTVLDAEDGLSAWPLLTQVDVAVLDWMLPGRSGLDLARAARAAGLTLPILMLTGRGEEADKLHGLDSGMDDYVVKPFSPREVTARIRALLRRAGIQNILSAGELLIDVRGREARLSGERLDLTKLEFELLATMAQHAGLAWTRTRLLERIWGLDFPGTERVVDVHMTALRRKLGDTMDTPRFIETVRGVGYRFKEVADE, encoded by the coding sequence GTGACGCAGGTGCTGATCGTGGATGATGACCCAGCCATCCTGGAGGTGCTGCGTGCCTATCTGGGCGCCGCGGGTTATACCGTGCTGGACGCGGAAGATGGGTTGAGCGCGTGGCCTCTGCTAACACAAGTGGACGTGGCCGTGCTGGACTGGATGTTGCCTGGCCGCTCGGGCTTGGACCTGGCCCGCGCCGCCCGGGCCGCAGGGCTGACCCTGCCGATCCTGATGTTAACCGGCCGCGGCGAAGAAGCTGACAAACTGCACGGTTTGGACAGTGGGATGGATGATTATGTGGTCAAGCCCTTCAGTCCGCGTGAAGTGACGGCCCGTATCCGGGCGCTGCTCCGCCGCGCAGGCATCCAGAACATCCTGAGCGCGGGTGAGCTCCTGATAGATGTTCGCGGCCGGGAAGCGCGACTGTCGGGCGAACGGCTCGACCTCACCAAACTGGAGTTTGAACTGCTTGCCACCATGGCGCAGCACGCTGGACTTGCCTGGACCCGGACACGGCTGCTGGAACGCATCTGGGGTCTGGACTTTCCGGGCACGGAACGTGTCGTGGATGTCCACATGACGGCCTTGCGCCGTAAACTTGGGGATACCATGGACACACCGCGCTTTATCGAAACCGTTCGCGGCGTCGGGTACCGCTTTAAAGAAGTCGCTGACGAGTAG
- a CDS encoding DUF3105 domain-containing protein: MKRLLPLAVLLAACAQNGGEIEGVKSFKNEGGLHQAGRLDYAQRSPAGGAHNSTWQNCGVYDRPIYDEYAVHSLEHGAVWVSYQPDLGASQVQQLKGLVDGRSSTLLSPHESQSAPIIVTAWNKQLEVQDAGDARIAQFIQKYEQAGEAPEVGASCTGASDDTV, translated from the coding sequence ATGAAACGTCTTCTGCCGCTCGCCGTCCTGCTCGCTGCCTGTGCCCAAAACGGCGGTGAAATTGAGGGCGTGAAGAGCTTCAAGAATGAAGGTGGGCTGCACCAAGCTGGGCGACTGGACTATGCCCAGCGCTCACCGGCGGGCGGGGCGCACAACAGTACCTGGCAGAATTGCGGGGTGTACGACCGACCCATCTACGATGAATACGCCGTCCACAGCCTGGAGCACGGCGCCGTATGGGTGTCGTATCAGCCGGACTTGGGCGCCAGTCAGGTGCAGCAGCTCAAAGGGCTGGTGGATGGGCGTTCCTCCACCCTCCTCTCTCCTCATGAGTCTCAGTCGGCGCCGATCATTGTGACAGCCTGGAACAAACAACTTGAAGTGCAGGACGCCGGGGATGCACGCATCGCGCAGTTCATCCAGAAGTACGAGCAGGCCGGTGAAGCCCCTGAGGTTGGCGCTTCCTGCACGGGCGCGTCCGACGATACGGTCTGA
- a CDS encoding TlpA disulfide reductase family protein — protein sequence MTPFFSASPRPPLWRQLLPPLLAAGLVALLAATLLSPARNATDGGPLVGKSAPPLTLQTLDGSTISLVSLQGRPVILNFWASWCGPCREEAPLFRELSTRQTGQEGLVVLGVLYLEPSEQNARDFIREYSLAYPNLRDPGTRTGINYGVAGVPETFFISADGVVQHVDRGGLSRERLNIGLQKIGVPTL from the coding sequence ATGACACCATTCTTCTCCGCTTCACCACGTCCGCCCCTGTGGCGCCAGCTCTTGCCCCCCCTCCTGGCTGCTGGTCTGGTTGCTCTTCTGGCGGCCACCCTCCTGAGTCCCGCGCGCAACGCCACTGATGGCGGTCCTCTTGTGGGGAAATCAGCGCCTCCGCTCACCTTGCAGACCCTCGACGGTTCTACCATCAGCCTCGTCTCACTCCAGGGACGGCCGGTCATCCTCAATTTCTGGGCGTCCTGGTGTGGGCCTTGCCGTGAGGAAGCGCCCCTTTTCCGGGAACTGAGTACGCGTCAGACGGGTCAGGAGGGGCTTGTGGTCCTCGGCGTGCTGTATCTGGAGCCCAGTGAGCAGAACGCCCGCGACTTTATCCGCGAGTACAGCTTGGCCTACCCCAACCTTCGTGATCCTGGCACGCGGACGGGCATTAACTACGGGGTGGCTGGCGTACCAGAGACCTTCTTCATCAGCGCTGATGGCGTGGTTCAGCATGTGGACCGGGGCGGCCTGAGCCGGGAACGCTTGAATATCGGCCTTCAAAAGATCGGGGTGCCCACGCTGTGA
- a CDS encoding C39 family peptidase, producing MEVAPFNELIPSWNVTGPAGSALQLEVRVRRPDGRWTPYFGFGTWRASGARRSAPVTRTADGTVNTDTLTLGFRSTAFQTRVTLGAGLQVHLLSVNTSDTALRLRDQGKAGQHNAWNRVLDVPRRSQMIYPGGGEVWCSPTSVSMLLGFWNRPVPVPVAAAATFDQAYDGYGNWSFNTAYAGGQGLQAYVTRLGSLRDAEVFVQRSIPLAVSIRFQAGELPGAPLSWSNGHLLVLAGFDARGNPVVNDPAAPSDATVKRTYPRAVFERLWLNHAGGMAYVMAPRP from the coding sequence ATGGAAGTCGCGCCATTCAATGAGCTGATTCCCAGCTGGAACGTGACGGGCCCAGCGGGCAGCGCCCTGCAGCTCGAGGTGCGGGTGCGCAGGCCCGATGGCCGCTGGACGCCGTACTTCGGATTCGGCACCTGGCGGGCCAGTGGCGCGCGGCGCAGCGCGCCCGTCACACGCACAGCTGACGGCACGGTCAACACCGACACCCTGACGCTGGGCTTCCGCAGCACCGCCTTTCAGACGCGCGTGACCCTGGGCGCGGGTCTCCAAGTTCACCTGCTGTCCGTCAATACGTCTGACACCGCGCTGCGCCTGAGAGATCAGGGCAAAGCCGGCCAGCACAATGCCTGGAACCGCGTGCTCGACGTTCCCCGCCGGTCGCAGATGATCTACCCGGGTGGTGGGGAGGTCTGGTGCAGTCCCACCAGCGTCAGCATGCTGCTCGGCTTCTGGAACCGGCCTGTACCGGTGCCGGTCGCCGCCGCAGCCACCTTTGATCAGGCGTACGACGGGTATGGCAATTGGTCGTTTAATACCGCTTACGCCGGGGGACAGGGCCTCCAGGCGTATGTCACCCGCCTGGGAAGCTTGCGGGACGCGGAGGTGTTCGTGCAGCGCAGCATACCGTTGGCCGTCAGCATTCGGTTTCAAGCGGGCGAACTCCCTGGCGCGCCCCTGTCGTGGTCGAATGGGCATCTGCTGGTCCTGGCTGGCTTTGACGCCCGAGGGAACCCGGTCGTGAACGACCCGGCCGCGCCGTCCGACGCGACCGTTAAACGCACGTACCCCCGGGCCGTGTTCGAACGGCTGTGGCTGAACCATGCGGGCGGCATGGCCTACGTGATGGCGCCGCGCCCTTGA